A section of the Coregonus clupeaformis isolate EN_2021a unplaced genomic scaffold, ASM2061545v1 scaf2887, whole genome shotgun sequence genome encodes:
- the LOC121557681 gene encoding CD59 glycoprotein — protein MNNYPGICLVFCFAIFGLGSAIRCVKCQDYTGSCTKTQDCSYEDACLTLTERGGQTYRQCIKYSDCDFNRLAQTFPAVPNFNFKCCTSDLCNGATSIGTGKPLLGLLASLAVMWWCMH, from the exons ATGAACAATTATCCTGGGATATGCTTAGTGTTCTGTTTTGCAATATTTGGATTGG GCTCTGCCATCCGCTGTGTCAAATGCCAGGATTACACAGGGAGCTGCACAAAAACACAGGACTGCAGTTATGAGGATGCCTGCCTGACACTGACTGAGAGAG GGGGACAGACATATCGGCAGTGCATCAAGTACTCTGACTGCGACTTCAATCGACTGGCCCAGACGTTCCCAGCTGTACCAAACTTCAACTTCAAGTGCTGCACCAGTGACCTATGCAATGGAGCCACATCCATTGGCACTGGCAAGCCCTTGCTGGGCCTTCTGGCCTCATTGGCAGTGATGTGGTGGTGTATGCACTAA